The following are encoded together in the Pseudoalteromonas ruthenica genome:
- a CDS encoding VOC family protein, with protein sequence MSVSAKPKGFHSLTAYLIIDGAAKAMAFYQHVFAAEIVMQMPLPDGGIAHGELKIGDSYLMVADACPDEHFVSPHQLGGTPVSMMLYVEDVDTTFARAIDAGAKELRPVHDQFYGDRAGTLEDPFGHIWTIATHQEDLSPEQLQQRMADFMSEQQDA encoded by the coding sequence ATGAGTGTGTCTGCCAAGCCCAAAGGGTTTCACTCGCTTACTGCCTATTTAATTATTGATGGTGCAGCGAAAGCGATGGCGTTTTATCAACACGTATTTGCCGCAGAAATCGTAATGCAAATGCCGTTGCCTGATGGCGGCATTGCTCACGGTGAGCTTAAAATAGGTGATTCATACTTGATGGTGGCCGATGCTTGCCCCGATGAACATTTTGTTAGTCCTCACCAACTCGGTGGTACTCCCGTGAGTATGATGTTGTATGTGGAGGATGTTGATACCACGTTCGCCCGTGCTATTGACGCAGGTGCAAAAGAGCTGCGTCCTGTGCACGATCAATTTTATGGCGACAGAGCAGGAACCTTGGAAGATCCCTTTGGCCATATTTGGACCATTGCTACCCATCAAGAGGACCTCAGCCCAGAGCAACTGCAACAGCGTATGGCTGACTTTATGAGCGAGCAACAGGATGCTTAG